A single window of Maylandia zebra isolate NMK-2024a linkage group LG2, Mzebra_GT3a, whole genome shotgun sequence DNA harbors:
- the pmf1 gene encoding polyamine-modulated factor 1, translating into MEESKSATEVHSAVKTGAEDSAESQANEATGEASSQMPNKPTAEAEARYKRMKLFDKVMQKSLNRFIEDVSFNRFASMFRPLYSKNPQRMESIHKQFIEELRSTIQEDINRLIEEGQLELKLNELDKLERATKDSPDPAWRPSGVPEQDFCSFLMPYYQKQEAYMRRELKKIQAENSALAQKVQGGRESISQTEHRISAAVDEWKVSVTEFERLASSLCPADVFDV; encoded by the exons ATGGAGGAAAGTAAGTCAGCAACAGAAGTGCACAGTGCAGTTAAAACTGGTGCGGAAGATTCAGCTGAAAGCCAGGCTAATGAAGCGACAGGAGAAGCTTCCTCACAGATGCCGAATAAACCGACAGCGGAGGCGGAGGCTCGGTACAAGAGGATGAAGCTTTTTGACAAAGTCATGCAGAAGAGCCTGAACAGGTTTATCGAAGATGTCAG TTTTAACAGATTCGCCAGCATGTTTCGTCCACTGTACAGTAAGAACCCTCAGAGAATGGAGAGCATTCACAAGCAGTTCATAGAGGAGCTGCGGAGCACCATACAG GAAGATATCAACAGACTGATTGAAGAAGGCCAGCTAGAGTTAAAACTGAATGAGCTGGACAAACTAGAGAGAGCCACCAAGGACAGTCCAGACCCTGCATG GCGACCAAGCGGGGTCCCTGAGCAGGacttttgcagctttttgaTGCCGTACTATCAAAAGCAGGAGGCCTACATGCGACGGGAGCTGAAAAAGATTCAAGCAGAGAATTCTGCTCTAGCACAGAAGGTTCAGGGTGGAAGAGAGAGCATCAGTCAGACTGAACACCGAATTTCTGCTGCTGTTGATGAGTGgaag GTATCAGTGACAGAGTTTGAAAGGCTGGCGTCATCTCTTTGCCCCGCTGATGTTTTTGATGTGTGA